One window from the genome of Spiractinospora alimapuensis encodes:
- a CDS encoding isochorismate synthase: MDHVAESPEHLSVRTVELPDEAAARALVDLLPEDEPMAWLRNGEGIVGWGVAARLVLPDEPTLGGRRFAEARRWFSDLTERADVVDTVGLAGCGLTAFTSFTFDRYSRGSLVVVPRVLVGRRDGRSWITTVGTREEPPPSPDIAAPDDARPIGDLRWTQGTLGPRRWAAAVAGAVQRIRDGALDKVVLARDTVARASGRIDVRTLLRRLTRDYADCYTYSVGGLVGSTPELLLRRGLDPADQGLVESLVLAGTRPRGTTPEDDEKLADELATSVKDSEEHRYAIDSLNETLAGFCSSLDLPAHPELLAVNNVWHLASPVRASLRSGVSTLDVVERMHPTAAVGGTPTAGAVDLIRDLEEMDRGRYAGPVGWMDAEGRGEWGIALRCAQVEGSRARLFAGCGIVAGSDPVAELAEADTKFRVMREALIDPRENTPQLST, from the coding sequence GTGGACCACGTGGCCGAATCCCCCGAACACCTGAGCGTACGCACCGTGGAGCTTCCCGACGAGGCCGCGGCGCGGGCGCTCGTGGACCTCCTGCCCGAGGACGAGCCCATGGCGTGGCTGCGCAACGGCGAGGGCATCGTCGGCTGGGGTGTGGCCGCGCGACTGGTACTCCCCGACGAACCCACGCTCGGTGGTCGGCGCTTCGCCGAGGCCCGCCGCTGGTTCTCCGACCTCACCGAGCGCGCCGACGTCGTCGACACGGTGGGACTCGCGGGGTGCGGCCTCACCGCGTTCACCAGTTTCACCTTCGACCGGTACTCACGGGGTTCCCTGGTCGTCGTTCCCCGGGTGCTCGTCGGGCGGCGCGACGGCCGGTCGTGGATCACCACCGTGGGAACCCGTGAGGAGCCTCCGCCCTCCCCGGACATCGCCGCACCGGACGACGCGCGGCCGATCGGCGACCTGCGGTGGACGCAGGGGACGCTGGGGCCGCGGCGGTGGGCCGCGGCGGTCGCCGGGGCCGTGCAACGCATCCGCGACGGCGCGCTCGACAAGGTCGTACTCGCCCGCGACACCGTGGCACGCGCGTCGGGCCGGATCGACGTACGGACCCTGCTGCGCCGCCTCACCCGCGACTACGCGGACTGCTACACCTACAGCGTCGGTGGGCTCGTGGGTTCCACCCCAGAACTGCTCCTACGGCGCGGGCTGGACCCCGCCGACCAGGGCCTGGTCGAGTCGCTCGTCCTGGCGGGGACCAGGCCACGCGGCACCACGCCCGAGGACGACGAGAAGCTCGCCGACGAGCTCGCCACCTCGGTGAAGGACTCCGAGGAACACCGCTACGCCATCGACTCCCTGAACGAGACGTTGGCGGGATTCTGCTCCTCGCTCGACCTGCCCGCGCATCCGGAGCTGTTGGCCGTGAACAACGTGTGGCATCTGGCCTCGCCCGTGCGCGCGTCGCTGCGTTCGGGGGTCTCGACGCTGGACGTGGTGGAGCGGATGCATCCCACGGCCGCCGTGGGGGGAACCCCGACCGCGGGCGCGGTGGACCTGATCCGGGACCTGGAGGAGATGGACCGCGGTCGCTACGCCGGCCCGGTGGGCTGGATGGACGCCGAAGGCCGCGGTGAATGGGGCATCGCCCTTCGCTGCGCCCAGGTGGAGGGCTCGCGGGCGCGACTGTTCGCCGGGTGCGGGATCGTCGCGGGTTCCGATCCGGTGGCCGAGCTCGCCGAGGCCGACACCAAGTTCCGGGTCATGCGCGAGGCACTCATCGACCCACGCGAGAACACGCCCCAATTGTCCACATAG
- the menD gene encoding 2-succinyl-5-enolpyruvyl-6-hydroxy-3-cyclohexene-1-carboxylic-acid synthase: MNPSTALARVMVDELVRCGLTDAVVAPGSRSTPLALAFLDEPRVQVHVRIDERSAGFLALGLGRASNRPAAVVCTSGTAAANFLPAVMEADEAGVPLLVLTADRPPELRGTGANQTVDQIGLYGSAVRMFTEVGVAEPVPGMNAYWRSLVCRAWGAATTPSGPVHLNVAFRDPLVPSGGETWPEPLDGRTGREPWIRGDLAERADRPVELPAVERGVIVCGDGDYDPAPFLELAAATGWPLLAEPTSNARRDPALASSAYRQLLACGDFVAEHRPELVVSVGRPGLSRQLISYLRSASRHVVVGPPNGFADPARTATDRVTAVAPPAGASPVTAWARSWHQAEVAGRAALDDILDAEAALSEPRLARDLVAALPHGALLFAGSSMPIRDLDATMTARRGVRVVGNRGASGIDGTVSTAVGAALAHQGAGGGPSFALLGDLALLHDQNGLVLGPEEPTPDLTVVAVNNDGGGIFSGLEQAGHPGFERLFGTPHGVSPERVAAMAGVEHMVVQWADDLTKALDGPGLRLVEVRTDREESAALRRRTQRAVCAALA, translated from the coding sequence TTGAACCCCTCGACCGCCCTCGCGCGCGTCATGGTGGACGAGCTCGTGCGCTGCGGACTGACCGACGCCGTGGTGGCGCCCGGCTCGCGCTCCACGCCGCTGGCGCTCGCGTTCCTCGACGAGCCGCGGGTCCAGGTCCACGTGCGGATCGACGAACGGTCCGCCGGTTTCCTCGCCCTGGGGTTGGGTCGGGCGTCGAACCGACCGGCCGCGGTCGTGTGCACGTCGGGCACGGCGGCCGCCAACTTCTTACCCGCCGTGATGGAGGCCGACGAAGCGGGTGTACCGCTGCTCGTGCTCACCGCTGACCGGCCCCCGGAACTGCGGGGGACGGGTGCGAACCAGACGGTCGACCAGATCGGGCTGTACGGCTCCGCCGTGCGAATGTTCACCGAGGTCGGCGTCGCCGAGCCCGTCCCTGGAATGAACGCCTACTGGCGGTCCCTCGTCTGCCGCGCCTGGGGCGCCGCCACCACACCCTCGGGACCGGTCCACCTCAACGTCGCGTTCCGCGACCCCCTCGTCCCCTCCGGCGGCGAGACGTGGCCCGAACCACTGGACGGGCGGACCGGGCGGGAACCGTGGATCCGCGGCGACCTCGCCGAGCGGGCGGACCGGCCGGTCGAGCTGCCCGCGGTGGAGCGCGGCGTCATCGTCTGCGGGGACGGCGACTACGACCCAGCGCCGTTCCTGGAGCTGGCCGCCGCGACCGGGTGGCCGCTGCTGGCCGAACCCACCTCAAACGCGCGGCGCGATCCCGCCCTCGCGTCCTCCGCCTACCGGCAGTTGCTGGCGTGTGGGGACTTCGTGGCCGAGCACCGGCCCGAGCTCGTCGTCAGCGTGGGGCGCCCCGGCCTGTCCCGCCAACTCATCTCCTACCTGCGTTCGGCGTCCCGGCACGTCGTGGTGGGACCACCGAACGGGTTCGCCGACCCGGCGCGCACCGCCACCGACCGGGTCACCGCGGTCGCGCCGCCGGCCGGTGCCAGCCCCGTCACCGCCTGGGCCCGGTCCTGGCACCAAGCCGAGGTCGCCGGCCGGGCCGCGCTCGACGACATCCTGGACGCGGAGGCCGCCCTGAGCGAGCCACGGCTGGCCCGGGATCTCGTCGCCGCCCTGCCGCACGGGGCGTTGCTGTTCGCCGGTTCGAGCATGCCGATCCGCGACCTGGACGCCACCATGACCGCACGCCGTGGCGTCCGCGTGGTGGGCAACCGGGGCGCGAGCGGCATCGACGGCACCGTGTCCACCGCGGTCGGCGCCGCGCTGGCCCACCAGGGCGCCGGCGGGGGGCCGTCCTTCGCGCTGCTGGGCGACCTGGCCCTGCTCCACGACCAGAACGGCCTCGTCCTGGGCCCCGAGGAGCCCACACCCGACCTCACCGTCGTGGCCGTCAACAACGACGGCGGAGGGATCTTCTCCGGTCTGGAACAGGCGGGCCACCCAGGCTTCGAGCGCCTCTTCGGCACACCCCACGGGGTCAGCCCCGAACGGGTCGCCGCGATGGCGGGTGTGGAACACATGGTGGTCCAGTGGGCCGACGACCTGACCAAAGCACTCGACGGCCCAGGACTGCGCCTCGTCGAGGTTCGGACCGACCGTGAGGAATCCGCGGCACTGCGACGCCGGACCCAACGCGCCGTGTGCGCGGCCCTCGCCTGA
- a CDS encoding GNAT family N-acetyltransferase has translation MDTERLHLRPHQPGDAGWLYRLYSNPEVARYLLDEPWTAELTARRLAERLSRTDLDGEEGALALVVEYERTPVGDVQLWFTDRARRVAEIGWVLDPAHGGRGLATEAVGAVLALAFEHAQLHRVVAMMDARNTPSARLARRVGMSQEAHLRQAWWSKGEWNDTLIFAMLAADRTG, from the coding sequence GTGGACACCGAGCGCCTTCACCTTCGGCCGCACCAACCCGGCGACGCGGGATGGTTGTATCGCCTCTACTCGAACCCCGAGGTGGCCCGGTACCTGCTCGACGAGCCGTGGACCGCCGAACTCACGGCGCGGCGTCTCGCCGAACGCCTGTCCAGGACGGACCTCGACGGTGAGGAGGGCGCGCTCGCGCTCGTCGTCGAGTACGAGCGGACGCCGGTCGGGGACGTCCAACTGTGGTTCACCGACCGTGCGCGGCGCGTCGCGGAGATCGGCTGGGTCCTGGACCCGGCCCACGGTGGGCGCGGTCTCGCCACCGAGGCGGTCGGAGCGGTTCTCGCCCTCGCGTTCGAACACGCTCAGCTCCACCGCGTCGTCGCGATGATGGACGCACGGAACACCCCGTCGGCGCGGCTGGCCCGACGTGTGGGAATGAGCCAGGAAGCCCACCTTCGTCAGGCGTGGTGGAGCAAGGGCGAGTGGAACGACACGTTGATCTTCGCGATGCTCGCGGCCGACCGTACCGGCTAG
- a CDS encoding cupin domain-containing protein gives MPPLLHLTTADHADPTHWPDGRLTPASLESEGFVHASGDDATLLAVANTLYRDVPGPLVALEIDPDRLGAEVRWEDPHPAPPAGVGPDVRFPHIYGPIPATAVTGRRFLRPSPHDGGYTAVERRPATAELLDLAPHPEGGWFRQTWRTGTTVTPDGYPGARATATGILFLLPVGEESRWHTVRSDELWVFNRGGELELLLGGTGPEPTTPTTVRLGTDLEAGHHPQHLVPAGQWQAARPAGDQEVLVTCVVSPGFDFADFAVEPD, from the coding sequence GTGCCACCGCTGCTGCACCTCACCACCGCCGACCACGCCGACCCCACCCACTGGCCCGACGGCCGGCTCACGCCCGCCTCCCTTGAAAGTGAGGGGTTCGTCCACGCCAGCGGTGACGACGCCACGCTCCTCGCGGTCGCCAACACTCTCTACCGCGACGTCCCCGGACCCCTGGTCGCGCTCGAGATCGACCCCGACCGTCTCGGCGCCGAGGTGCGCTGGGAGGATCCCCACCCCGCCCCGCCCGCCGGAGTCGGGCCGGACGTCCGGTTCCCCCACATCTACGGCCCGATCCCCGCCACCGCGGTCACGGGACGGCGCTTCCTGCGTCCCTCCCCGCACGACGGTGGATACACCGCGGTCGAGCGGCGTCCCGCGACCGCCGAACTCCTGGACCTCGCCCCCCATCCCGAAGGCGGATGGTTCCGACAGACGTGGCGCACCGGCACCACGGTGACCCCGGACGGGTACCCCGGAGCCCGCGCCACCGCCACCGGCATCCTCTTCCTCCTGCCGGTGGGGGAGGAATCCCGATGGCACACGGTCCGCTCCGACGAGCTGTGGGTGTTCAACCGTGGCGGGGAACTGGAGCTCCTCCTCGGGGGGACCGGCCCCGAACCGACCACACCCACCACCGTGCGTCTGGGCACCGACCTCGAGGCCGGCCACCACCCGCAGCACCTGGTCCCCGCCGGCCAGTGGCAGGCCGCCCGCCCCGCCGGCGACCAGGAGGTCCTGGTGACCTGCGTGGTCTCTCCAGGATTCGACTTCGCCGACTTCGCGGTGGAACCGGACTAG
- a CDS encoding glycoside hydrolase family 10 protein, whose protein sequence is MPRPAGSRSVLGGLCLATLAVSCVPAVSDPNESPADALPPMPDDCAADADHPKRQLRGAWAPSVRNLDWPSSDDLSAEEQQAELRDLLDATDDMGLNAVFLQVRPTADALYASDLEPWARYLTGTQGGDPGYDPLEFAVEEAHARGLELHAWFNPYRVGWKDSDLDHLVDDHPAVRNEDWMITRNDEGYLDPGNPEVRGWVSDVVLDVVDRYDIDGVHFDDYFYPYPGEGGAFDDDASWEAHGDDFDSRGAWRRDNVNQLLADIHTRIDDTKPWVQFGVSPFGVWRNDSNDSDGSDTRALQSYDDIYADTRAWVDNGWVDYVTPQLYWERGFDAADYEELVPWWSDLVEGSDVDLYIGQAAYRVGEDGWGDDSLARQLDFNQDYPLVEGDVYYALSSLLGDASAAADELGAGHYSRPALPPEVGSGEPPSAVADLSTADSDDGAELEWSTPEDARFFAVYRLRDDPENLCAIDDGSALIDVIGAPDEGETQTFHDPDAEPGDRYHVTVLDDYRRESGPGSGADIG, encoded by the coding sequence ATGCCACGACCAGCCGGATCACGTTCGGTGCTGGGCGGGCTGTGTCTCGCGACGCTGGCGGTGTCCTGTGTGCCAGCGGTGAGCGACCCCAACGAGTCACCAGCCGACGCCCTGCCGCCGATGCCAGACGACTGCGCCGCCGACGCCGACCACCCCAAACGACAGCTCCGCGGTGCGTGGGCCCCGTCCGTGCGCAACCTGGACTGGCCCAGCAGCGACGACCTGAGCGCCGAGGAACAACAGGCCGAGCTCCGCGACCTCCTGGACGCCACGGACGACATGGGCCTCAACGCCGTCTTCCTCCAGGTGCGTCCCACCGCCGACGCGCTGTACGCCTCGGACCTGGAGCCCTGGGCCCGCTACCTGACGGGTACCCAGGGCGGCGATCCGGGCTACGACCCGCTGGAGTTCGCGGTGGAGGAGGCGCACGCCCGCGGTCTGGAGCTGCACGCCTGGTTCAACCCCTACCGGGTCGGCTGGAAGGACAGCGACCTGGACCACCTGGTCGACGACCATCCCGCCGTGCGCAACGAGGACTGGATGATCACCCGCAACGACGAGGGGTACCTCGACCCCGGCAACCCGGAGGTCCGCGGCTGGGTCAGCGACGTCGTGCTGGACGTGGTGGACCGCTACGACATCGACGGGGTGCACTTCGACGACTACTTCTACCCCTATCCCGGAGAGGGCGGCGCGTTTGACGACGACGCCAGCTGGGAGGCCCACGGCGACGACTTCGACAGCCGTGGCGCGTGGCGACGCGACAACGTCAACCAGCTCCTCGCCGACATCCACACCCGTATCGACGACACCAAACCGTGGGTCCAGTTCGGGGTGAGCCCGTTCGGGGTGTGGCGCAACGACAGCAACGACTCCGATGGTTCCGACACCCGCGCGCTGCAGTCCTACGACGACATCTACGCCGACACCAGGGCGTGGGTCGACAACGGGTGGGTCGACTACGTCACCCCTCAGCTCTACTGGGAACGCGGGTTCGACGCCGCCGACTACGAGGAACTGGTGCCGTGGTGGTCGGACCTCGTGGAGGGCTCGGACGTCGACCTCTACATCGGTCAGGCCGCCTACCGCGTGGGTGAGGACGGTTGGGGCGACGACTCCCTGGCCCGGCAGCTCGACTTCAACCAGGACTATCCGCTGGTCGAGGGCGACGTCTACTACGCCCTGAGTTCCCTGCTCGGCGACGCCTCCGCGGCGGCGGACGAACTCGGTGCCGGGCACTACAGTCGCCCGGCGCTCCCTCCCGAGGTGGGATCGGGCGAGCCACCGTCCGCGGTCGCCGACCTGTCCACCGCCGACAGCGACGACGGGGCGGAACTGGAGTGGAGCACGCCGGAGGACGCCCGGTTCTTCGCCGTCTACCGGCTCCGGGACGATCCGGAGAACCTGTGCGCGATCGACGACGGTTCGGCGCTGATCGACGTGATCGGGGCGCCGGACGAGGGGGAGACCCAGACCTTCCACGATCCCGACGCCGAACCGGGTGACCGCTACCACGTGACCGTCCTCGACGACTACCGGCGGGAAAGTGGGCCCGGGTCGGGCGCTGACATCGGATAG
- a CDS encoding DUF3040 domain-containing protein: MSTWDNERRILGEIEEQLSRDDPRLAARMTSFESGEKPRVGPTAWKPWLLVGVVVTVILGLIGFLVGISMSSAAGTTSGAPIEALPAVASGAAE; this comes from the coding sequence ATGTCGACGTGGGACAACGAAAGGCGGATCCTGGGCGAGATCGAGGAACAGCTCTCGCGCGACGACCCGCGTCTCGCCGCGAGGATGACCTCGTTCGAGTCCGGCGAGAAACCACGCGTCGGACCCACGGCCTGGAAACCGTGGCTGCTGGTGGGGGTCGTCGTCACCGTCATCCTCGGCCTGATCGGCTTCCTGGTCGGGATCTCCATGTCCAGCGCCGCCGGCACCACCAGCGGCGCCCCGATCGAGGCACTCCCCGCCGTCGCCAGCGGCGCGGCGGAGTAG
- a CDS encoding class I SAM-dependent methyltransferase: MPQRHYVHGHHASVLRSHQWRTAENSAQYLLPHLRPGMDLLDLGCGPGTITADLARLVAPGRVVAVDSAPDVLTKAERACAERGVSNVEFVVSDAAALSLESDGFDVVHAHQVLQHVSDPVGVLGEMRRVCRPGGLVAARDSDYGAMTWFPEVPALGEWMALYQDMARQAGGEPNAGRRLKAWARAACFTDITASAAVWCYSSEEERAWWGGLWSERIRSSAIARQALNSGRATADDLELISEGWNRWADSPDAWFLVPHGEILCR, encoded by the coding sequence ATGCCTCAGCGACACTACGTTCACGGACATCACGCGTCGGTGCTGCGCTCCCATCAGTGGCGCACCGCGGAGAACTCCGCCCAGTACCTGCTCCCCCACCTACGCCCCGGGATGGACCTGCTCGACCTCGGGTGTGGGCCGGGCACCATCACCGCGGACCTCGCCCGGCTCGTCGCTCCGGGACGTGTGGTCGCGGTGGACTCCGCCCCCGACGTCCTCACCAAGGCGGAACGCGCCTGCGCCGAGCGCGGCGTGTCGAACGTGGAGTTCGTGGTCTCCGACGCGGCCGCGTTGAGTCTGGAGTCGGATGGCTTCGACGTCGTGCACGCCCACCAGGTCCTCCAGCACGTGTCCGACCCCGTCGGCGTGCTGGGCGAGATGCGGCGCGTGTGCCGCCCCGGAGGATTGGTCGCGGCCCGCGACTCCGACTACGGCGCCATGACGTGGTTCCCCGAGGTCCCCGCGCTCGGCGAGTGGATGGCGCTCTATCAGGACATGGCCCGGCAGGCCGGCGGTGAGCCCAACGCGGGACGACGACTGAAGGCCTGGGCCCGGGCGGCCTGCTTCACCGACATCACCGCGAGCGCCGCCGTGTGGTGCTACTCCTCGGAGGAGGAGCGCGCCTGGTGGGGAGGCCTGTGGTCGGAGCGCATCCGCTCCTCGGCGATCGCCCGGCAGGCCCTGAACAGCGGGCGCGCCACCGCGGACGACCTCGAGCTGATCAGCGAAGGCTGGAATCGGTGGGCGGATTCCCCCGACGCGTGGTTCCTGGTCCCCCACGGCGAAATCCTGTGCCGCTAG
- a CDS encoding lysophospholipid acyltransferase family protein translates to MDLYMAARGVIAPTARTLWPLRVEGLHHVPRTGPVILASNHLALIDPLFIGVVVPRQIIFVAKKELFSERTLPQRAFTRALRAIGQVPVDRSAGYRQDAMQASLDFLNSGAAFGIFPEGTRSPDGRLYRGRTGLAWLALTSQAPVIPIALSGTPHILPPGRRIPRFNRIGMRFGPPVDLSAWEGQGERARARRAATNEIMSSIQRLSGQTMVDRYASDVKKA, encoded by the coding sequence GTGGATCTGTACATGGCCGCGCGCGGCGTGATCGCGCCGACGGCTCGGACCCTGTGGCCGTTGCGCGTCGAAGGGCTCCACCACGTACCGAGGACCGGCCCCGTCATCCTCGCCAGCAACCACCTGGCCCTGATCGACCCCCTGTTCATCGGGGTGGTCGTCCCGCGCCAAATCATCTTCGTCGCCAAGAAGGAACTCTTCTCCGAACGCACCCTGCCACAGCGCGCCTTCACCCGCGCCCTCCGGGCGATCGGGCAGGTCCCGGTGGACCGCTCGGCCGGGTACCGCCAGGACGCGATGCAGGCGAGCCTCGACTTCCTGAACTCCGGAGCGGCGTTCGGCATCTTCCCCGAGGGGACCCGTTCCCCCGACGGTCGTCTCTACCGCGGGCGCACCGGGCTGGCCTGGCTGGCGCTGACGTCCCAGGCGCCGGTCATCCCGATCGCCCTGTCGGGGACACCGCACATCCTGCCGCCGGGGCGCCGGATCCCGCGCTTCAACCGGATCGGGATGCGGTTCGGCCCGCCGGTGGACCTCTCGGCGTGGGAGGGTCAGGGAGAGCGGGCCCGCGCACGGCGTGCGGCCACCAACGAGATCATGTCGTCGATCCAACGACTCTCCGGCCAAACGATGGTCGATCGTTACGCGTCCGATGTGAAAAAGGCATAA
- a CDS encoding o-succinylbenzoate synthase — protein sequence MADADTDPDTLQARGTAYAIPMRTRFRGVTVREGFLVHGPAGWGEFSPFAEYGPAECSRWWAACHEAAVEGWPRPLREWIPVNATVPAVGPEDAHRVVTESGCHTAKVKVAERGQSLSEDIARVEAVRDALGPAGHLRVDANGAWDVDTATHAIRELDRFGLEYAEQPCPTLTDLACLRRAVDVPIAADESIRRAEDPLRVRAAEAADIVVLKAQPLGGVRNALEIAEACGLPVVISSAVETSVGLAAGVALAAALPELNHACGLATMSLLTADVCDEPLIPTEGALPVRRPDVDAERLAAVTVDPEAWRARAHAAWEHRYQ from the coding sequence ATGGCCGACGCCGACACCGACCCGGACACGCTCCAGGCCCGGGGAACCGCCTACGCGATCCCGATGCGCACGCGGTTCCGCGGGGTGACCGTCCGTGAGGGGTTCCTCGTCCACGGCCCGGCGGGCTGGGGCGAGTTCTCCCCGTTCGCCGAGTACGGGCCCGCGGAGTGCTCCCGGTGGTGGGCGGCGTGCCACGAGGCGGCGGTGGAAGGGTGGCCACGGCCACTCCGGGAATGGATCCCCGTCAACGCCACCGTTCCGGCCGTCGGCCCCGAGGACGCCCACCGCGTCGTCACCGAGTCCGGCTGCCACACCGCAAAGGTGAAGGTCGCCGAGCGGGGACAGAGCCTCAGCGAGGACATCGCCCGGGTCGAGGCGGTCCGCGACGCCCTCGGCCCGGCGGGACACCTGCGGGTGGACGCCAACGGCGCGTGGGACGTGGACACCGCGACCCACGCGATCCGGGAACTGGACCGGTTCGGCCTGGAGTACGCCGAACAACCCTGCCCGACACTCACCGACCTGGCGTGCCTGCGCCGAGCGGTGGACGTACCGATCGCGGCCGACGAGTCCATCCGTCGCGCCGAGGACCCCCTACGGGTCCGGGCCGCCGAAGCCGCGGACATCGTCGTGCTCAAGGCACAGCCGTTGGGCGGGGTGCGCAACGCGTTGGAGATCGCCGAGGCGTGCGGCCTGCCCGTGGTGATCTCCAGCGCCGTGGAGACCTCGGTTGGCCTGGCGGCGGGAGTCGCGCTCGCCGCGGCCCTCCCGGAACTGAACCACGCCTGCGGGCTGGCCACGATGTCCCTGCTCACGGCCGACGTCTGCGACGAGCCCCTCATCCCGACCGAGGGCGCCCTCCCGGTGCGTCGCCCCGACGTCGACGCGGAACGCCTCGCCGCCGTCACCGTCGACCCCGAGGCGTGGCGAGCCCGCGCCCACGCCGCGTGGGAACACCGGTACCAGTGA
- a CDS encoding penicillin-binding transpeptidase domain-containing protein yields the protein MQPTPFEGPPVVGEPPPPRRPRRFLRYGLPAIVLVLVLVGAGVSWFYFFRASPEDTADDFVAAWQEGDYAAMAALASDGAGLQDLYADVSDQLGLESVAVTLEDVVQDGGAATADFTATMELGDAGEWSYDGQLALLRQEGDWFVDYSPATLHPELEEGQSLTRTNDWEERGEILAADGTRLDTDDASGSVQMMVGQLAEASEEDLEDLGAGYQEGDLVGVSGIQGAQEARLAGTPSVSIRVTDEDAEDEEDEEDEDAADEEEDAEEDVTEVGRIEGEPGEDVTTSLDPAVQAAAGGAIAAQDDPTAMVVIRPSTGEVLASANVPGGFDRAFEGQYPAGSAFKIITYEALLNAGMGMDAEMDCPKTVEVGGLDFRNAGDAEYGEQTVTEAFATSCNTALVTEVADRLDSATMTEAAEEFGFNSELSIGIPVFSPQYPSPDGLSLLAQASIGQGQMLTSPLHMATVPAAVAAGEWHSPRLVTDPAPEDLPEPRPVQHADELRTMMREVVTDGTAESAGFTGNAHGKTGTAEFGEAEGDDDELESHAWFVGFDPDKDVAFAVVVDGGGAGSTEAAPLGADFLNAL from the coding sequence GTGCAGCCCACCCCCTTTGAAGGTCCCCCCGTCGTTGGCGAGCCCCCGCCGCCGCGACGCCCCCGGCGCTTCCTGCGCTACGGACTGCCAGCGATCGTTCTGGTCCTCGTGCTCGTGGGTGCCGGAGTGTCGTGGTTCTACTTCTTCCGTGCCAGCCCCGAGGACACCGCGGACGACTTCGTCGCCGCCTGGCAGGAGGGCGACTACGCCGCGATGGCGGCGCTCGCCAGTGACGGCGCCGGGCTGCAGGACCTCTACGCGGACGTCAGCGACCAACTGGGGCTGGAATCCGTCGCCGTCACCCTGGAGGATGTCGTCCAGGACGGTGGCGCCGCGACGGCGGACTTCACCGCCACCATGGAGCTCGGCGACGCCGGCGAGTGGTCCTACGACGGCCAGCTCGCGCTGCTGCGGCAGGAGGGCGACTGGTTCGTCGACTACTCCCCCGCCACCCTGCACCCCGAGTTGGAGGAGGGGCAGAGCCTCACCCGCACCAACGACTGGGAGGAACGCGGCGAGATCCTGGCCGCGGACGGCACCCGGCTGGACACCGACGACGCCTCCGGTTCGGTGCAGATGATGGTCGGCCAGCTCGCCGAGGCGTCCGAGGAGGACCTGGAGGATCTCGGCGCCGGCTACCAGGAGGGTGACCTCGTCGGCGTCTCCGGAATCCAGGGCGCACAGGAGGCGCGCTTGGCCGGAACCCCGAGCGTGTCCATCCGGGTCACCGATGAGGACGCGGAGGACGAAGAGGACGAAGAGGACGAAGACGCCGCCGACGAGGAGGAGGACGCCGAGGAGGACGTCACCGAGGTGGGCCGGATCGAGGGCGAGCCCGGCGAGGACGTGACCACGTCGCTCGACCCCGCCGTCCAGGCCGCCGCCGGCGGCGCGATCGCCGCCCAGGACGACCCCACGGCGATGGTCGTGATCCGCCCCTCCACCGGTGAGGTGCTCGCCTCGGCCAACGTCCCCGGCGGTTTCGACCGCGCCTTCGAGGGCCAGTACCCCGCCGGCTCGGCATTCAAGATCATCACCTACGAGGCGTTGCTGAACGCCGGCATGGGCATGGACGCCGAGATGGACTGCCCGAAGACCGTGGAGGTCGGCGGACTGGACTTCCGCAACGCCGGTGACGCCGAGTACGGCGAGCAGACCGTGACCGAGGCGTTCGCCACGTCCTGCAACACCGCCCTGGTGACCGAGGTCGCCGACCGGCTGGACTCAGCGACGATGACCGAGGCGGCGGAGGAGTTCGGCTTCAACTCCGAGCTCTCCATCGGCATACCGGTGTTCTCGCCCCAGTACCCGAGCCCCGACGGGCTGTCCCTGCTGGCCCAGGCCAGCATCGGGCAGGGGCAGATGCTGACCTCGCCTCTGCACATGGCGACGGTGCCCGCGGCGGTCGCCGCCGGAGAGTGGCACTCGCCGCGGCTCGTCACCGACCCCGCGCCCGAGGACCTGCCCGAGCCCCGACCCGTTCAGCACGCCGACGAACTGCGCACGATGATGCGCGAGGTCGTCACCGACGGGACCGCCGAGAGCGCCGGCTTCACCGGCAACGCCCACGGCAAGACCGGCACCGCGGAGTTCGGCGAGGCCGAGGGCGATGACGACGAGTTGGAGTCCCACGCCTGGTTCGTCGGCTTCGACCCCGACAAGGACGTCGCCTTCGCCGTCGTCGTGGACGGAGGCGGCGCCGGCAGCACCGAGGCCGCCCCGCTGGGCGCCGACTTCCTGAACGCGCTGTAG